In one Nocardia tengchongensis genomic region, the following are encoded:
- the ruvB gene encoding Holliday junction branch migration DNA helicase RuvB: MSEDFDDFDEAGFDDAESSVTASYLQSDGEIEASLRPKSLDDFIGQPRVREQLALVLRGAKMRGGTPDHVLLSGPPGLGKTSMAMIIAGELGTALRLTSGPALERAGDLAAMLSNLVEGDVLFIDEIHRMARPAEEMLYLAMEDFRVDVVVGKGPGATSIPLDIAPFTLVGATTRSGALTGPLRDRFGFTGHMDFYEPLELQQILERSARILGVRLESDAAAEIAGRSRGTPRIANRLLRRVRDYAEVKADGLVTVEIAHAALAVYDVDVLGLDRLDRAVLSALIRSFNGGPVGVSTLAVAVGEEATTVEEVCEPFLVRAGLVARTPRGRVATSAAWEHLGLVPPPDLVFGSIEVRPREPQMDLFES; the protein is encoded by the coding sequence ATGAGCGAGGATTTCGACGACTTCGACGAGGCCGGGTTCGACGATGCCGAATCCAGCGTCACCGCAAGCTATCTGCAGTCCGACGGCGAGATCGAGGCCAGCCTGCGCCCGAAGTCGCTCGACGACTTCATCGGCCAGCCACGCGTGCGGGAACAGCTGGCCCTGGTGCTGCGCGGCGCGAAGATGCGCGGCGGCACCCCCGACCACGTGTTGCTGTCGGGCCCACCGGGTCTGGGCAAGACGTCGATGGCCATGATCATCGCCGGTGAACTGGGCACCGCCCTGCGCCTCACCTCCGGCCCCGCCCTGGAACGCGCCGGCGACCTGGCCGCCATGCTCAGCAACCTGGTCGAGGGCGACGTCCTGTTCATCGACGAGATCCACCGCATGGCCCGGCCCGCCGAGGAAATGCTGTACCTGGCGATGGAGGACTTCCGCGTCGACGTGGTCGTCGGCAAAGGCCCCGGCGCGACCTCGATTCCCCTCGACATCGCGCCGTTCACCTTGGTGGGCGCGACGACTCGTTCCGGCGCGCTGACCGGTCCGCTGCGTGACCGCTTCGGATTCACCGGGCACATGGACTTCTACGAGCCCCTCGAATTGCAGCAGATCCTGGAACGCTCGGCCCGGATCCTGGGCGTGCGTTTGGAATCCGACGCCGCCGCCGAGATCGCCGGACGTTCCCGGGGCACGCCGCGTATCGCCAACCGGCTGTTGCGCCGCGTGCGCGACTACGCGGAGGTCAAGGCCGACGGCCTGGTCACGGTCGAGATCGCGCATGCCGCACTGGCCGTCTACGACGTCGATGTGCTCGGCCTGGACCGCCTCGACCGCGCGGTGCTGAGCGCCCTGATCCGCAGCTTCAACGGCGGCCCGGTCGGTGTGTCCACCCTCGCCGTCGCAGTCGGTGAGGAAGCGACCACCGTCGAGGAGGTCTGCGAACCCTTCCTGGTGCGAGCGGGTTTGGTGGCCCGCACCCCCCGCGGTCGTGTCGCCACGTCCGCGGCCTGGGAGCATCTGGGCCTGGTGCCGCCGCCGGACCTGGTTTTCGGTTCGATCGAGGTGCGGCCCCGCGAACCGCAAATGGACCTGTTCGAGTCGTAA
- the ruvA gene encoding Holliday junction branch migration protein RuvA: MIASVRGEVLEIGLDHVVIEAAGVGYRLNATPATLAGLTRGEDSRLYTTMIVREDSMTLFGFADTEARELFGLLQTVSGVGPKLAMAVLAVLEPEALRKALAESNVAALTRVPGVGKRGAERMVVELRDKVNLVPVQSGPPGSGPAPMVTPVRDQVVDALIGLGFPARQAEGAVDAVLADEPGIGTSQALRTALGLLGKNR, encoded by the coding sequence GTGATCGCGTCGGTACGCGGCGAAGTGCTCGAGATCGGGCTCGACCATGTGGTCATCGAGGCGGCGGGAGTCGGCTATCGGCTCAACGCCACCCCGGCGACCCTGGCCGGACTGACCCGCGGCGAGGATTCCCGCCTCTACACGACCATGATCGTGCGCGAGGACTCGATGACCCTGTTCGGCTTCGCCGACACCGAGGCGCGAGAACTGTTCGGGCTGTTGCAGACCGTGTCGGGGGTGGGCCCGAAACTGGCCATGGCGGTGCTGGCGGTGCTCGAACCCGAGGCGCTGCGCAAGGCGCTGGCGGAGTCGAACGTGGCCGCGCTGACCCGGGTGCCCGGCGTCGGCAAGCGGGGCGCCGAGCGCATGGTGGTGGAGCTGCGCGACAAGGTGAATCTGGTTCCGGTGCAGTCGGGTCCGCCCGGATCGGGGCCCGCGCCCATGGTCACCCCGGTGCGCGATCAGGTGGTGGACGCGCTCATCGGGCTGGGTTTCCCGGCGCGTCAAGCCGAGGGTGCGGTGGACGCCGTGCTCGCCGACGAGCCCGGCATCGGCACCTCGCAGGCGCTGCGCACCGCGCTCGGCCTGCTGGGCAAGAATCGATAG
- a CDS encoding APC family permease: protein MASVAYGPEAIVLVLAAAGAVGLGFTLPVTLAIVVLLAVLIASYRQVIAAFPNGGGAYAVAKARLGRRTSLVAAASLIVDYVLNVAVSIAAGVAALTSAFPQLFPYTMWICLAVLAGITVLNLYGIRESARAFMAPTIVFVLGILTVIVAGLLRSEPATVATGAAVAENARTIGILLLLKAFSSGCAALTGVEAIANAVPSFAQPKVKRAQRAEVALGVLLGVMLIGLATLIGKFAIHPIEGTTVLSQLTEAALGHGIAYYIVQFATVILLALAANTSYGGLPTLTKILADDNCLPHRFAVSSQRQVYRFGVVTLGISAAVLLAASGGDMNALVPLFAIGVFVGFTIAQVGMVRHWLAARTPGWQWRAALNGFGAVLTFVALIVTTAMKFTEGAWLIVVVLPLLVAAMERIRTVYTRIDGCRGAGCVPAVPKATETAIVVPVSEVSELSREALSAAMSLGRDVIAVHVCLPGENITVFTKEWETWHPDVRLVLLEDGDATVGGPVARYVADNFPGRRKVVVIAEIEPPAGWNHVLPSHRSDELERVLRKMNDTVVCHLRVQTA, encoded by the coding sequence ATGGCCTCGGTCGCCTACGGCCCCGAGGCGATCGTGCTGGTCCTGGCCGCCGCCGGTGCGGTCGGCCTGGGCTTCACACTGCCGGTGACGCTGGCGATCGTGGTGCTGCTGGCCGTCCTGATCGCGTCCTACCGGCAGGTCATCGCCGCCTTCCCGAACGGCGGCGGGGCATACGCGGTGGCCAAGGCCCGGCTCGGGCGGCGGACCAGTCTGGTGGCGGCGGCTTCGCTGATCGTGGATTACGTCCTCAATGTCGCCGTCTCCATCGCCGCGGGCGTGGCGGCGCTGACCTCCGCGTTCCCGCAGCTGTTCCCGTACACGATGTGGATCTGCCTGGCGGTGCTGGCCGGGATCACCGTGCTCAACCTCTACGGCATCCGCGAAAGCGCCCGCGCCTTCATGGCGCCCACCATCGTGTTCGTGCTCGGCATTCTCACCGTGATCGTCGCGGGTCTGCTGCGGTCGGAACCGGCCACCGTGGCCACCGGCGCGGCGGTCGCCGAGAACGCGCGCACCATCGGAATCCTGTTGCTGCTCAAGGCCTTCTCCAGCGGATGCGCGGCGCTGACCGGCGTCGAGGCGATCGCCAACGCGGTGCCCAGCTTCGCGCAGCCGAAGGTCAAGCGCGCACAGCGGGCCGAGGTGGCGCTGGGTGTGCTGCTGGGCGTCATGCTCATCGGATTGGCCACTCTGATCGGCAAATTCGCCATCCACCCGATCGAGGGCACCACGGTCCTGTCACAGCTGACCGAGGCCGCGCTCGGCCACGGCATCGCCTACTACATCGTCCAATTCGCGACGGTCATCCTGCTGGCCCTGGCCGCCAACACCTCCTACGGCGGCCTGCCGACCCTGACCAAGATCCTGGCCGACGACAACTGCCTGCCGCACCGGTTCGCGGTGAGCTCGCAGCGGCAGGTGTATCGCTTCGGCGTGGTCACGCTGGGGATCTCGGCGGCGGTACTGCTGGCCGCGTCCGGCGGCGATATGAACGCCCTGGTGCCGCTGTTCGCGATCGGCGTGTTCGTGGGCTTCACCATCGCCCAGGTCGGCATGGTCCGGCATTGGCTGGCTGCGCGCACCCCCGGCTGGCAGTGGCGGGCGGCGTTGAACGGATTCGGCGCGGTGCTCACTTTCGTGGCGCTGATCGTCACCACCGCAATGAAATTCACCGAGGGCGCCTGGCTGATCGTGGTGGTGCTGCCGCTGCTGGTCGCGGCGATGGAGCGAATCCGCACCGTATACACCCGCATCGACGGCTGCCGGGGCGCGGGCTGCGTGCCCGCCGTGCCCAAGGCCACCGAGACCGCCATCGTGGTCCCGGTGTCGGAGGTGTCCGAACTCAGCCGCGAGGCGCTCTCGGCGGCTATGTCACTGGGCCGGGACGTGATCGCGGTGCACGTGTGCCTGCCGGGCGAGAACATCACGGTCTTCACCAAGGAATGGGAGACCTGGCATCCGGACGTGCGCCTGGTCCTGCTCGAGGACGGCGACGCGACCGTGGGCGGTCCGGTCGCGCGCTATGTCGCCGACAACTTCCCCGGCCGCCGCAAGGTGGTGGTGATCGCCGAGATCGAGCCGCCCGCCGGCTGGAATCACGTGCTGCCCAGCCATCGCAGTGACGAGCTGGAACGGGTGCTGCGCAAGATGAACGACACCGTGGTGTGTCACCTGCGGGTACAGACCGCCTGA
- the pdxT gene encoding pyridoxal 5'-phosphate synthase glutaminase subunit PdxT has translation MLDGVKPTIGVLALQGDVREHLHALEACGAQAVPVRRESELAAVDGLVIPGGESTTISKLLEVFELLEPLRQRLRDGLPAYGSCAGMILLASEVLDTRPDMQALHGIDMTVRRNAFGRQVDSFETDLDFAGITDGPVRAVFIRAPWVERAGDGVEVLARVPSGPAAGQIVAVRQGNVIATSFHPEVTGDLRVHKLFVDTAVRPRAGV, from the coding sequence ATGCTCGACGGCGTGAAACCGACGATTGGTGTGCTGGCCCTGCAGGGCGATGTGCGCGAACACCTGCACGCTCTCGAGGCCTGTGGTGCGCAGGCGGTCCCGGTGCGCCGGGAATCCGAGCTCGCCGCCGTCGACGGACTGGTCATCCCCGGTGGCGAATCCACCACCATCAGCAAACTCCTGGAAGTCTTCGAACTGCTGGAGCCGCTGCGGCAGCGACTGCGTGATGGCCTGCCCGCCTACGGTTCCTGCGCCGGCATGATCCTGCTGGCGTCGGAGGTGCTCGACACCCGTCCGGACATGCAGGCCCTGCACGGTATCGATATGACGGTGCGGCGCAATGCCTTCGGCCGGCAGGTCGATTCGTTCGAGACCGATCTGGACTTCGCCGGGATCACCGACGGCCCGGTGCGCGCGGTCTTCATCCGCGCGCCGTGGGTGGAACGCGCCGGTGACGGCGTCGAGGTGCTGGCCCGGGTGCCTTCGGGTCCGGCCGCGGGGCAGATCGTCGCGGTGCGCCAGGGCAATGTCATCGCCACCTCCTTCCATCCGGAGGTAACCGGGGATCTGCGGGTCCACAAGCTGTTCGTCGACACCGCGGTGCGCCCGCGCGCCGGTGTCTGA
- a CDS encoding acyl-CoA thioesterase II codes for MATIEEALEIEQLERDIFRGASTKTQLPRTFGGQVAGQALVAAVRTVDPCYQVHSLHGYFLRPGNPERPTVYMVERIREGRSFCTRRVTGVQNGEAIFTMSASFHVGDDGPEHQDEMPTVRPPLELPDAKESMSPERLWAMREWEHWDIRTIPQDEVDRRGGLAAQQQVWFRYRHALPDDPLFHVCTLAYMSDMTLLGSSKVIHADEPTQNASLDHAMWFLRPFRADDWLLYDQQSPSAGAGRALTGGRIWNQAGELVAVVMQEGLIRTLRDPEAGSYPPGTA; via the coding sequence ATGGCGACGATCGAAGAGGCGCTCGAAATCGAGCAACTCGAACGCGATATCTTCCGCGGCGCGTCCACCAAGACGCAGCTGCCCCGCACATTCGGCGGGCAGGTGGCCGGACAGGCGCTGGTGGCGGCGGTGCGCACGGTGGATCCGTGCTATCAGGTGCATTCGCTGCACGGGTACTTCCTGCGGCCGGGCAATCCGGAGCGGCCCACCGTCTACATGGTGGAACGCATCCGGGAGGGCCGGTCCTTCTGCACCCGCCGGGTGACGGGGGTGCAGAACGGCGAGGCCATCTTCACCATGTCGGCCTCCTTCCATGTCGGTGACGACGGGCCGGAGCATCAGGACGAGATGCCAACCGTGCGGCCGCCGCTGGAGCTGCCCGACGCCAAGGAATCCATGAGCCCGGAACGGCTGTGGGCCATGCGTGAATGGGAGCACTGGGACATTCGCACTATCCCGCAGGACGAGGTGGACCGCCGCGGCGGCCTGGCCGCCCAGCAGCAGGTGTGGTTCCGCTACCGGCACGCGCTGCCCGACGACCCGCTGTTCCACGTCTGCACGCTCGCCTACATGAGCGATATGACCCTGCTCGGCTCCTCCAAGGTCATCCACGCCGACGAGCCCACCCAGAACGCCTCGCTCGACCACGCCATGTGGTTCCTGCGCCCGTTCCGCGCCGACGACTGGCTGCTCTACGACCAGCAGTCGCCCTCGGCGGGCGCGGGCCGCGCGCTGACCGGCGGGCGGATCTGGAATCAGGCCGGGGAACTGGTGGCGGTGGTCATGCAGGAGGGCCTGATCCGTACCCTGCGCGACCCGGAGGCGGGGTCGTACCCGCCCGGAACCGCCTGA
- a CDS encoding YebC/PmpR family DNA-binding transcriptional regulator, whose protein sequence is MSGHSKWATTKHKKAGIDAKRGKLFAKLIKNIEVAARTGGSDPDGNPTLYDAIQKAKKSSVPNDNIERARKRGGGEEAGGADWQTIMYEGYGPNGVAVLIECLTDNRNRAAGEVRVAMTRNGGSMADPGSVSYLFHRKGIVNLEKNGLSEDDVLMAVLDAGAEEVNDLGDSFEIISEPTDLIAVRSALQAAGMDYESAESGFQPSMSVPVDADTARKVFKLVDALEDSDDVQNVFTNVDISDEVGAQLEND, encoded by the coding sequence ATGAGCGGCCACTCCAAATGGGCCACCACCAAGCACAAGAAGGCCGGGATCGACGCGAAGCGCGGCAAGCTCTTCGCGAAGTTGATCAAGAACATCGAGGTGGCGGCCCGCACCGGTGGTAGTGACCCGGACGGCAACCCGACCCTGTACGACGCCATCCAGAAGGCGAAGAAGTCGTCGGTGCCCAACGACAACATCGAGCGCGCGCGCAAGCGCGGCGGCGGTGAAGAAGCGGGCGGCGCGGACTGGCAGACCATCATGTACGAGGGCTACGGCCCCAACGGTGTCGCCGTCCTGATCGAGTGCCTCACCGACAACCGCAACCGCGCCGCGGGCGAGGTGCGTGTCGCCATGACCCGCAACGGCGGCAGCATGGCCGACCCGGGTTCGGTGTCGTACCTGTTCCACCGCAAGGGCATCGTCAATCTGGAGAAGAACGGTCTCTCCGAGGACGACGTGCTGATGGCGGTGCTCGACGCCGGCGCCGAAGAGGTCAACGACCTGGGTGACTCGTTCGAGATCATCTCCGAGCCGACCGACCTGATCGCGGTGCGTTCCGCCCTGCAGGCCGCGGGCATGGACTACGAGTCCGCCGAGTCCGGCTTCCAGCCGTCGATGTCGGTCCCGGTCGACGCCGACACCGCGCGCAAGGTGTTCAAGCTGGTCGACGCCCTCGAGGACAGTGACGACGTGCAGAACGTCTTCACCAATGTCGACATCTCCGACGAGGTCGGGGCCCAGCTCGAAAACGACTGA